The Amycolatopsis coloradensis sequence CGGTTCTCGTCGAGATCCCCAAGATCAGGGCGAAATCCACGTTGGTGCCCCTCGGGCTCAACCAGGACAACACCCTGCAGGTGCCCCCGGTCAGCCGGCCGATGCAGGCGGGGTGGTACGCGGAGGGTGCGTCACCCGGCGAAATCGGCCCGGCCGTGATCGTGGGTCACGTCGACGGCAACCGACAACCGGGGATCTTCTACCGGCTCAAAGAGTTGCAGGCAGGGGACCACGTCGTCGTCTCTCGCGCGGACGGGCGGGTGCTCACTTTCGTCGTCACCCGGGTCATGCAGGTCGACAAGGACGAGTTCCCGACTGACGCCGTATACGGTGACACCAGCGATCCTCAGCTGCGGCTCATCACTTGCGGCGGCGGCTTCGACCGCACGGTGCGCAGCTATCGTGACAACATCATCGCCTTCGCGGTTCTCCGGCAAGGGTAGGGAACGGCTTCATCTTCGACCGCGGTGAAAGCAGGTCTCCAGTCACCGGCTCGCCAGAGGGAATGCGTTCAGGCAGGCCGAGACCGGCGATCTGCAGGGGGCTGCTCATCCACGTCGACGGGGAGTTTCAC is a genomic window containing:
- a CDS encoding class F sortase yields the protein MGKPGWARSHRGLLLLTGVLLAVLAGLTFVLTGGREQAVPGSTTTSAPPPAASAPPAATALPRSDPVLVEIPKIRAKSTLVPLGLNQDNTLQVPPVSRPMQAGWYAEGASPGEIGPAVIVGHVDGNRQPGIFYRLKELQAGDHVVVSRADGRVLTFVVTRVMQVDKDEFPTDAVYGDTSDPQLRLITCGGGFDRTVRSYRDNIIAFAVLRQG